The sequence GGTCTCCCCGCCGAGCCGCTCCCAGCACTCCTCCGAGAAGTGCGGCGCGAAGGGGGCCAGCATGACCACCATGTCCTTCACCAGATGGCGTTCAGAGCAGTTTGTCTCCCGCATAGTGTTGAGCAACTCCATCAGCGCCGCGATGGCCGTATTGTAGCTCAGCGCCTCCATCGCCTCGCTCACCTTCTTGACCGTCTGGTGCCGCTTCACAATCACCGACTGGTGCACCTCCTGCCCCGCGAGCGTCGCCTGCTCGCACTGCCCCACCAAGTCCCAGACCTTTTCCAGGAAGCGGCGCGGCCCGCTGATGCCGGAGTCGCGGAAGTCGCCTCCCTCCTGGAAGGGGCCCAGGAACATCAGGTACATCCGAAAGGTGTCGGCCCCCCACTTGGCGATGTACTCGTCGGGGATGACGACGTTGCCCTTCGACTTGGACATCTTGGCGCCGTCCTTGACGATGAGCCCGTGGGCCCGGAACGTCTTGAACGGTTCCTCGAACTGCACGTGCCCGAGTTCATGGAGCACCATGGCGATGAACCGCGAATAGAGCAGATGCAGCACCGCGTGCTCGTTGCCGCCGATATACATCGTGACCGGGCACCACTTGGCGGTACGTGCCGGGTCGAACGGCCGGTCGTCGAACTCGGTGCTGGGGTACCGCAGGTAGTACCACGCCGAATCGAGGAAGGTGTCGGAGACGTCCGTCTCCCTCCGCGCCTGTTTTCCGCAGTCTGGACAGGGTACGAAGTACCATTCCTCGTGCCGCGCCAGCGGCGAGATGCCGGAGTCATCGGGGCGGAAGTCGTCGATGGGAGGCAGCAGCACCGGCAGGTCCGCTTCCGGCACCGGCACCGGACCGCAGGCCGGGCAGTGGATGATCGGAATCGGCGGGCCCCAGTACCGCTGCCGGGAAATGCACCAGTCATAGAGGCGGAAGCGCACCATCTTCGTGCCGTGCCCTTCGCGCTCCAGCCAGGCGGTCATGTCGCGGAGCGCCGCGTCCGCCGGACGCCCCGTCCACGGTCCCGAGTGCACCAGTGCATACCCCGCCGTATCAGTCTCTGCCTCCGCCATCGGGGCGTCGGCGTCCTGGCCCTCGCGGGCAAGCACGCGAGTGATCGGCAGGTCGAACTTCTGCGCAAAGGCAAAGTCGCGTTCATCGTGTGCCGGCACCGCCATGATCGCG is a genomic window of Gemmatimonadales bacterium containing:
- the leuS gene encoding leucine--tRNA ligase, with product MTDPQPQRYDPQAVEAKWQARWAERHTNEPDLDGAARPFYNLMMFPYPSAEGLHVGNMFAFTGSDAYGRFKRLQGFDVFEPIGFDAFGIHSENYAIKLGIHPAELIPRNIANFTRQLTRVGGMFAWRNVLSTTDPAYYKWTQWLFLQLYKSGKAYRKHGAVNWCPECKTVLANEQVINGFCERHPDTRVEQRALQQWYFRITDYAERLLANLDDRTKMDWSDTTTQAQRNWLGRSEGAEIDFAVDGDCGAIRVYTTRPDTLYGATFMVLAPEHPLVAQLTTDAQRALVEAYRAHVASLDLISRKVGDKDKTGVFTGAYAINPATGGKIPVWIADYVLMEYGTGAIMAVPAHDERDFAFAQKFDLPITRVLAREGQDADAPMAEAETDTAGYALVHSGPWTGRPADAALRDMTAWLEREGHGTKMVRFRLYDWCISRQRYWGPPIPIIHCPACGPVPVPEADLPVLLPPIDDFRPDDSGISPLARHEEWYFVPCPDCGKQARRETDVSDTFLDSAWYYLRYPSTEFDDRPFDPARTAKWCPVTMYIGGNEHAVLHLLYSRFIAMVLHELGHVQFEEPFKTFRAHGLIVKDGAKMSKSKGNVVIPDEYIAKWGADTFRMYLMFLGPFQEGGDFRDSGISGPRRFLEKVWDLVGQCEQATLAGQEVHQSVIVKRHQTVKKVSEAMEALSYNTAIAALMELLNTMRETNCSERHLVKDMVVMLAPFAPHFSEECWERLGGET